Proteins encoded within one genomic window of Haematospirillum jordaniae:
- the argC gene encoding N-acetyl-gamma-glutamyl-phosphate reductase — protein MSITKIRASIVGITGYTGVELLRILLAHPNVRIAQLTARVEQETPIGEIFPHLAHLPHIVTPCPTDILIADSDVVFICLPHKAAQNIVAELHGKVKVIDLSADYRLDDIEQYEKYYGPHRHPHLLREVVYGVPEISGHTAIAGASTVSNPGCFALLMQLMLLPFRGHIAQADLFAITGSSGAGKTASDTTHHPVRSHNLKSYSINTHRHIAEIARGAGITEAQLNFVPSSGPFVRGIFAQGFVTLNSRSTAPASLLPRKENPGPYTKAPFIRLQETVEAAHVVGSNYCDLSYQLGKNGQILVQGALDNVVKGAGGNAIQNMNIMFGLSETTGLDTLAPVYP, from the coding sequence ATGAGCATCACAAAAATCAGGGCTTCCATCGTTGGTATCACCGGCTATACCGGCGTGGAGCTTTTACGGATCTTACTGGCACACCCCAATGTCAGGATTGCGCAACTTACCGCGCGCGTGGAACAAGAAACCCCTATTGGTGAGATCTTCCCTCACCTTGCACATCTGCCACACATCGTCACGCCTTGCCCAACCGATATACTGATTGCAGACAGCGATGTGGTCTTCATCTGCCTGCCACACAAAGCGGCGCAGAACATCGTGGCTGAACTGCACGGAAAGGTAAAAGTCATCGATCTTTCAGCCGATTACCGACTGGACGATATAGAACAGTACGAGAAATACTACGGTCCGCACAGACATCCCCATCTGCTGAGGGAAGTCGTCTACGGTGTCCCAGAAATCAGCGGACACACGGCAATAGCCGGCGCCTCCACCGTATCAAACCCCGGCTGCTTCGCTCTCCTTATGCAGCTTATGCTGCTGCCGTTCAGGGGGCACATTGCACAAGCCGATCTTTTTGCCATAACCGGATCGAGTGGTGCCGGGAAAACGGCGTCAGACACAACACATCACCCTGTCCGCAGCCATAACCTGAAGTCCTACAGCATCAATACGCACCGTCATATTGCAGAAATTGCGCGCGGGGCAGGCATAACGGAAGCACAGCTGAACTTTGTGCCAAGCTCGGGCCCCTTTGTACGCGGTATCTTCGCACAAGGCTTCGTGACGCTAAACAGCCGATCTACAGCCCCGGCCTCCCTCCTGCCAAGAAAAGAAAATCCCGGACCCTACACAAAAGCACCGTTTATCCGCCTACAAGAGACGGTAGAGGCGGCTCATGTCGTGGGATCAAACTACTGTGATCTCAGCTATCAGCTTGGCAAAAACGGACAGATTCTGGTTCAGGGTGCGCTGGACAACGTTGTGAAAGGTGCCGGCGGAAACGCTATTCAGAACATGAATATCATGTTCGGACTGAGTGAAACGACAGGGCTGGATACGCTTGCACCCGTGTACCCGTAG
- a CDS encoding amino acid kinase family protein: MTTLKTGTGADLLPDKPDIRKANKTVMPQFCINAFYERKFRDTLFVIKAGGRVIENDTARQNLLENIRDLTLHGVRVLLVYGGGSAMDAEAEKRGITINKHQGRRITTPDDLNVMIDVLGGRLSLAVYQAMARASLEGISLNAVPPDWMNVELRPKVPVDFGLVGDINTVAARPLQRLFKVTRFVACPCLAMTEDHHLVNINADTVATALAIGTQAQKLIFLSDVDGVQVQGETALMIMAEDIPGLIANGTATGGMKVKLENCLKALHGGVRRIHLISGLRRDALRKEIYEPVSPGTMLIRESERMHYLNEIEAQAALGGELAG; the protein is encoded by the coding sequence GTGACAACACTCAAGACAGGGACCGGGGCTGATCTGCTGCCCGATAAACCAGACATCCGGAAAGCAAACAAAACAGTAATGCCCCAGTTTTGCATCAATGCCTTCTACGAACGTAAATTCCGTGACACCCTGTTCGTTATAAAAGCCGGCGGCAGGGTCATAGAAAATGATACTGCACGACAGAACCTTCTGGAAAATATACGGGACTTGACCCTGCATGGCGTAAGGGTTCTGCTGGTTTACGGTGGCGGCTCTGCCATGGATGCAGAGGCAGAAAAACGCGGCATCACCATAAACAAGCACCAAGGACGCCGCATCACAACGCCGGATGACCTGAATGTCATGATCGATGTTCTGGGAGGACGCCTCTCGCTTGCAGTCTATCAGGCAATGGCACGGGCCAGTCTGGAAGGCATAAGCCTGAATGCGGTACCACCAGACTGGATGAATGTGGAACTCCGCCCAAAGGTACCGGTTGATTTTGGCCTGGTGGGCGATATCAACACTGTAGCTGCCCGTCCGCTGCAACGCCTGTTCAAGGTGACACGTTTTGTCGCCTGCCCCTGCCTGGCCATGACAGAAGATCATCACCTTGTGAATATCAATGCCGACACCGTTGCCACAGCACTGGCGATTGGTACACAGGCGCAGAAACTGATCTTCCTCTCTGATGTTGATGGTGTGCAGGTTCAGGGAGAAACCGCCCTGATGATTATGGCAGAGGATATTCCGGGGCTGATTGCCAACGGCACCGCAACAGGAGGCATGAAAGTCAAGCTGGAGAACTGCCTAAAAGCCTTACATGGCGGGGTCCGCCGCATTCACCTGATTTCCGGACTGCGAAGAGACGCCCTGAGAAAGGAAATCTACGAACCTGTCAGCCCCGGCACCATGCTGATCAGGGAATCCGAACGCATGCATTACCTGAATGAAATCGAGGCCCAGGCGGCTTTAGGTGGGGAGCTGGCAGGGTAA
- a CDS encoding aspartate aminotransferase family protein: protein MASTTQDLIDHTFNLLVRTYEPQPVAMDYGCGIYVYDTEGKRYIDCAAGIAVASLGHAHPAVLNALQTQGRRLMAVQNSYATPERLKAAELIVTTSCIDRVYFCNSGTESVEAALKCARKWASETKGTACNEIITFRNSFHGRTYGAASVTEKCHAQPFFGPYLPGIKWAKFNNLESVNTLISDKTAAILVEPVQGEGGLTVAKPAFLHGLRALCNAHDICLIFDEVQSGFGRLGFLHAHQAFPDENGAIPEPDIITWAKGMGGGFPVGAMGARERFGQALVPGTHGSTYGGNPLACAVAHAVISEIQKPGFLEQVRGVGKVLQSGLHRLQRKSTLISDVRGKGLMIGMETPMEVKSLIHALRSNGLMTTQVGKNTVRITPPLTMTNDQAQDVLEIIEKTLGDLQ from the coding sequence ATGGCAAGCACAACACAAGATCTCATCGACCACACCTTTAATCTCTTGGTCAGAACCTATGAACCCCAGCCCGTGGCGATGGATTACGGATGTGGCATCTACGTCTATGATACCGAGGGGAAGAGGTATATCGACTGTGCTGCTGGCATAGCGGTAGCCTCCCTTGGACATGCGCATCCCGCTGTACTCAACGCCCTGCAAACACAAGGCAGGCGGCTGATGGCTGTCCAGAATTCCTACGCAACACCGGAAAGGCTAAAAGCCGCAGAACTGATCGTCACAACATCCTGTATTGATCGCGTATACTTCTGCAATTCCGGGACCGAAAGTGTCGAAGCGGCCCTGAAATGCGCCCGCAAGTGGGCCAGCGAAACAAAGGGCACCGCCTGCAACGAAATTATCACATTCCGGAATTCGTTCCACGGACGAACCTATGGCGCCGCCAGCGTAACAGAGAAATGCCACGCCCAACCATTCTTTGGCCCCTATCTCCCCGGCATCAAATGGGCCAAGTTCAATAATCTTGAGAGTGTGAACACCCTGATATCGGACAAGACCGCCGCGATCCTTGTCGAACCCGTGCAGGGTGAAGGGGGGCTGACTGTGGCCAAGCCGGCATTCCTGCACGGACTGCGAGCGCTGTGTAATGCGCATGACATCTGCCTGATCTTTGACGAGGTGCAGTCCGGCTTCGGAAGACTCGGTTTTCTGCATGCACATCAAGCCTTTCCCGACGAGAATGGCGCTATACCCGAACCGGATATCATCACCTGGGCCAAGGGCATGGGCGGGGGATTCCCTGTCGGGGCCATGGGAGCAAGGGAACGGTTTGGACAAGCCCTTGTTCCCGGTACACATGGTTCCACCTATGGCGGAAATCCTCTCGCATGCGCGGTGGCCCATGCTGTCATTTCGGAAATACAAAAACCCGGCTTCCTGGAACAGGTCAGGGGTGTTGGGAAAGTTCTGCAGAGCGGCCTGCACAGGCTGCAAAGAAAAAGCACCCTGATCAGCGATGTTCGGGGAAAGGGGCTGATGATCGGGATGGAAACCCCCATGGAGGTCAAATCACTGATCCATGCCCTGCGGTCCAACGGACTGATGACCACCCAAGTCGGAAAGAACACGGTGCGCATAACGCCACCACTAACCATGACCAACGACCAGGCACAGGATGTTCTGGAGATCATTGAGAAAACACTGGGAGACCTTCAATGA
- the argF gene encoding ornithine carbamoyltransferase → MTPNPPRHFINLSEIPPGTLRGLIQHARQLKALKHQPPQMFAGLSLAMLFDKRSTRTRVSFEVAMKQLGGHSVVMSKEESQIGGAESIESTAKVLSRFVDAIMVRMSNHRALEELARHATIPVINGMTDRSHPCQIIASLMTIEEHLGSINGRKLAWFGDYNNVARTYALAAPLFGYEMVVSGPKEVMPPSPDFPYEPDPKKAARHADVLITDTWVSMGQEGKGIEPFWPYQVNRTLMSLAQPHAIFTHCLPIHEWEEVSEEVAKSSASVIYDEAENRLHAQKAVLAWCLEDAGVKIPRPEHSHMERNPS, encoded by the coding sequence ATGACACCAAACCCACCACGGCACTTCATAAACCTGTCAGAGATTCCGCCCGGCACACTGCGTGGTCTTATCCAGCATGCACGTCAGCTGAAAGCTCTCAAACACCAGCCGCCTCAAATGTTTGCTGGTCTTTCTCTTGCCATGTTGTTTGACAAGCGATCAACACGCACACGCGTATCCTTTGAAGTAGCGATGAAACAGCTTGGTGGCCACAGCGTCGTGATGAGCAAAGAGGAATCCCAGATAGGTGGTGCTGAGAGCATTGAAAGCACCGCCAAGGTCCTGTCCCGGTTTGTTGATGCCATCATGGTGCGCATGAGCAACCACAGAGCACTGGAAGAGCTGGCCCGCCATGCCACCATTCCGGTGATCAATGGTATGACAGATCGCTCACATCCCTGCCAGATCATCGCCTCCCTGATGACGATCGAGGAACACTTGGGCAGCATCAACGGGCGTAAACTGGCTTGGTTCGGGGATTACAACAACGTTGCCAGAACATATGCACTCGCAGCGCCCCTGTTCGGGTATGAGATGGTTGTCAGCGGACCGAAAGAGGTCATGCCTCCTTCTCCCGACTTTCCTTATGAGCCAGACCCAAAGAAAGCCGCCCGTCATGCCGATGTCCTGATCACCGACACGTGGGTATCCATGGGACAGGAAGGTAAGGGCATTGAGCCGTTCTGGCCCTATCAGGTCAACAGAACCCTGATGTCACTGGCACAGCCCCACGCTATTTTCACGCACTGCCTGCCGATCCACGAGTGGGAAGAAGTATCCGAAGAGGTCGCAAAATCATCAGCATCTGTCATATACGATGAGGCAGAAAACCGCCTGCACGCCCAGAAAGCTGTTCTGGCATGGTGTCTGGAAGACGCGGGGGTCAAGATTCCCCGACCGGAACACAGTCACATGGAGCGCAACCCGTCATAA